The genomic DNA TATAATGCATTTTGACCTTATTCAAAATCATTCTAATCATGAAGTCATAATCTGCTGAAATATGATACTGATCATCATAAAGACCACACTGATCGTAGACACACTTTTTTATAATTGTTGAAGGATGCGAATAGTGTCTTATCCTTTTATAAATAGATTTATTGGCTTTTGTAAAATCCAGAGTAGAATCAATTGTCTTATACTCCTTGTTATATTTGTCTTTTTTAACAAATGCTATATTTCCACAAACAACATCAGCATAACTTATTACAAATCCCTTGTTAATATTTTCTAAGGCGTCATGCTCTAAATAATCATCACTATTAATGATTGCTATTGCGTCACCCGATGCAATTTTGATGCCTTTATTCATTGCATCATAAAGGCCTTTATCTGGTTCACTAATTAGTATCATTTTATTACCAAATTTATCCCTGTACTGCTCTATAATCGAAAGTGTTCTATCCTTTGAACCACCATCAACAATAATATATTCATAATTATCGTAAGTCTGTCTAAGTACCGATTCAATAGTCCTTTCAATGGTTTTTTCACTATTTAAACATACCGTTATTACAGTTATTTTAAGTTGTTTCATTCTTTTTACCTCAACAATTATCTCATCTTATTTTACTTTTACTAAGCCTTTTATTTTTATCAAGCTTTTGTAAACATACTTATAGCCGATATTCGTAATGTTCGTAGACCCATTTCCATGATTTTACTAATATTAATATTTAATTCATGAAATACTTTGAGTGGCCAAACCCAATTGTTATAACAAAGTTGAACTACCGATTGTGCTAGCATCATTCCTATAACTCCCATTTTAAAAGGACCTACTAATATGATGGATAAGACTACTATAAGTGGCCCCGAAATAATAGCTGATTTTACAAATGGCACTTCATTTTTAGTAGTAATTAAAGTGGCAAATGTAGAATGATTAAATTCAAGAAATAAGTAACCCGCCATTAACAGTGCTAAAGGAGCACTTAAAAATGATGTGTTTGATCCAATTAAAGCAAGCAATATATTGCCAAACAACACAACTCCTATGCTTACTGTAATATAACTTACCCAAAATATAACAAGTGATAAGCTAAACCTTTCCTTAAGCTTTTGAACATCATTGTTTATTCTTAATAATGAAAACTCTGGCAAAAGACTAATAAAGGGAATTCTTGAAATATAACCCAGCATTTGAAATACCTGTAAGGTCAAACCATATTTTGCAGTTGTCGCAAGATCAATAAAGCTAGAGCATATCAATGTACTTGCTTGAATTGTTAAAAAGGACCCAATCGAAACAATACCTTGTCTATACGCGTTATGCCATATGATTGAAAACAACTCTTGATCCCTAGAGTTTTTCTTGCGACGATATCTAGAAAACTGTTTCTTAATACCTTTCTCGTTAATAAAAAACTTCTTAGATAC from Firmicutes bacterium HGW-Firmicutes-1 includes the following:
- a CDS encoding glycosyl transferase, which produces MKQLKITVITVCLNSEKTIERTIESVLRQTYDNYEYIIVDGGSKDRTLSIIEQYRDKFGNKMILISEPDKGLYDAMNKGIKIASGDAIAIINSDDYLEHDALENINKGFVISYADVVCGNIAFVKKDKYNKEYKTIDSTLDFTKANKSIYKRIRHYSHPSTIIKKCVYDQCGLYDDQYHISADYDFMIRMILNKVKMHYINNTICYFTMNGVSQSQRARGIKENKDINKKYFGDYYSLFFFGKESILITLKRLVRFKVKWVKRDA